GGCCCATTCACTCGACCTATCGATCTACCCTAACCCTAGCACTGGACTACTCCAGATCACAGGAATCAACACAGGTGAGGTCCGTGTTCTCGACTTGCTCGGAAGGGTCAAATACAGCAGTCACTATACCGCGGACGAAAATAATATCGCGCTAGACCTCTCGTCATTCCCCACTGGCTACTACATCGTGACAATCCAAACAGAGGATGATTACTTCTCTAAAAAGGTCTTCAAGAAATAAGCCTTCAATAGTCCTGCAGTCACCCATCGGTTGAGGACTGGATACTCAATCCGTACCAAGAGATATCTCTCGGTACGGATTGTCACTCAAAACGCCTAAAACTCATAAGGCTAAGCCCTACAACAGGGGCTGTTTAGTCCATCAAAGACAACTAAACAATATGCACATGAAGCACGCAACTACTCATAACTGAGAACGCTCCCGTCCAACCAAACACAGGAAAAAAGCATCTGAAGTAAGACTAATCCTCATTCAATCTTACAGGAGTATCTGCATCCTTCGGTATCGGAACTTCTGGAATCACTCCAAATATGCGTGTACCAAACAGATAGTGTTCGTTCCAATAATACGGATCATCCATCGGGACAATCTGTACGCCCTTGGACGTGGAAGCATGAATCATCTGACCATCCTCAATGACGAATGCCGCATGCGTCACCAGTTTACTCGTAGGATAGGTCCGGGAAAAGAAAATTACATCCCCAGGCATCAGCTCGTCTCGATCCAATACAATCTGCCCAAAACGGGCCAGCGCTTGTGCACCATGTGGGGCCTGCAGTCCCAAATCCCTAAAGGTCCTAAATATCAAACCTGAGCAATCCATGCCTTGGGTGGTTGTCCCTCCATACTGATATGGAGTACCTAGATACGTTTTGGCCTTGGCAATGAATTCTTCTCGGGTACGTGTCCCACAGTCAAACGACTTGGCATACCCTCCCTTCCTAAATTGGTCGATTCGCTCAAGCATGAGCGAATCATTCAGGTGTTGGGCCAAGAGTACCGAAAGTGCATCCTGAGCACTACTCCTCTCAACACACACCATCCAAAGTACAAGAGTCAATATTTTTTTCATCTACATGATATTTACAACAATCAAACAACCGCTCAGTCACTCTCAAAGTTTCGATTGGATGCCGAAAAGCAATCCCGCGTGATAATATACGGAGAATCTCCAATCCCTATACCGAAAACGGGTTGCCCGTTTGCTAAAAACACCAAAGTAGCCTAAGCAAAGAATGGAATCGAACTACAGCGCGCACTCAAAATCACCAACGGTGACCTTACGATAGCTGGCCAGACAGCTCCTGGCGAGGGCATTTTGGACTTGCAACAAAGCTAAGCTTACCTGAGCCTGAAGGTAAGCTTACCAGAGCCCCAACCTAAGCTTACCGCAGGGTGAACCTAAGCTTACCTCGACCCTGAGGTAAGGCAACATAGGAGCCGAACTAAGCTTAGGTTGGAGAGATCAAGTCTCATCCCCCTCCCAATCCAAAATACAGCACCCACCTCATCGCATTTTGTGATATACCAAGAGGTTTGCCTGTAGCCTTGGGAAATATCGACAGGAAATACTAGTTTGGCCTCACCAAGCCGATCAGCAGTCGGCTTCCTGCAGCATAAGTTCGAGAAATAAGTACACGATCAAGGGAAACGCGAAATAAGCTTTGAACCCTTCGCCTGAGGCATTACTCGGAATCCGAATAGCCCTCCGTCAGGTTTTGGAGCAAGTAGGTATCAACCTAGGATTGTTGTTTGGTCACTAGACTATCACTATCTTCGAAGTGTGCAGCCATCTCTATCCTGTGAGCTATTCACCCTATTGAGAGCTGTCACTACGTAGAAAAATAAAGAACAGTATAAAAGACATAGCAGATATAAAGTGCACTGTGCACTTTACACAAATGTTACAGGCAATTAGTACTAGAATGAACCAAAACCTTTTCTCAAAAACAATGTCAGGCAAAACCGAAGCTGAACTTAATGCAGTACTTGCCGAAAACTCCCCATATGTCGAAGAAGCCCGTCAAGCCGCTGTGTGGGAACTCGAAAAGCGTAACGCTGAATCCGAAGTAACCATGAAACTTGATTCGGAACCTTCGAAAGCAAAATCAGAGAGCCTCGAAGAACAATATGAACCAGTATTTAATAAAAGTAAAAAATACATTACTGATGATCCTGATGCACCTGAACTCTACACCAAAACAGCTATAACTCTATTTTCAGCCCTTTTCTCAACTATTTTTGGAGCTGCCCTGCTTATGTCGAACATGAAGACAATGGGCAGAAGTTCAAGTAGATTTTTGGTTTTAGCATTTGGAGTGGTTTACACAGCCATTATAATTTTTACCAACGAAAAAATTGGAACTAATTCCAGTTTGGTGACCGTATTCAACCTAGTTGGCGCAGTAATTTTAACCGAGATTTTCTGGAATCATCAACTCGGCAAAGAATTGAAACACCGCAAGAAGAAGATTTGGAAGCCTCTTATCATTTCAATCATCATAACGATACCTTTTATTTTGGCTTTGATTTATGGCTAAAAAAAGCCTGTAACATGGCGTCATAGTGCATGTGCGAACTGAGCATCTAGCCAGCCTCGGCGGAACGAACCCGTGCATCTGTCGCGGGAAAAACTTCTCTGCTTATAGCAAGATCAGTTCGCCGCAGCGGAAGATCGGCGGAACGCAGCTCTCACCGATTCGCTAGTAGGTTCGGCAGATTTTCACTACTTTGGCTGTATTATCAAACGACACGCACACGCACCATACGCAGGCGTTAGAGCCCATCAGAGCAACTCGTAAGGTCATGAGGATAATCAAACTTTTAGCCGTTTTATTTTCTATTGGTATCATCGGTTACCTTGGATATGTTGCATACTTCGTATTTAGTCCTGAAATTGAGAACTTCAAGAACAGAACCGAATTCAACTCCGAACTTTGGAAGAACTGGGAAGATACGGAAGCAAGCGCCTCTTTAAGATGGGACATGACTCATAGCCTAACCACGAACTTCGAACTCATTGGAATGTCAAGCGAACAGGTAATTGAACTTCTTGGTCAACCCTCGGGTAGGAGCAATTCTGAACTAAGATACTATCTGGGAATGTCAAGACATTGGATAGACACTGGATCATTAGTATTGGAACTTGAAGAAGGCAAGGTGGTCAACTACAGAATCTGGCACGGTTAAACTCCAACGAACGAATAAGCAAGACGAAAATAAACGGGCTCTAACATAGCGTGATAGCGAATGCCCATGCTGCGTGACCAATGGTGTGCGGGAAACAGCACCGCCGCGCCGCTCAGGAATCAATAGAATACCGAGGAATGGTCATTCGTGACTCAAGCTGTCTCGATCAACAGGAATGGCTAAATAGACTTTTGTAGTTTGTCGCGATTCGGCTACTTTAGTGCTTTATCAAACCGTGTGGGCACATCGCCATACGCGGACGTTACATGCCATGAATATGAAGCCAACATTGTACTTATTTCTAGCCATCCTTTTGTTATCCTGCTCGAACAGAACAGGTGAACGAGTAGATGCATCAATCCTGAACCTAGAAACTTCCGAAGCTCTAAACAGAGATCAAATAACAGAAAACGATTCCGTTGTTGAATATCTTAATGTTTCATTTCCTTACTCGCCGATTACGATTAACGAAGTAAGAAACGACATCTTAGGTCGAACTGAACAGATTAAGCAAGAACTCATTTCGAACTGTGGCGGTTTGGATGAATACGGTAATATTTTTAGCCCAACCGAACAGAAAATTGTATTCGATTTTTTGGTGAACCAAGGCAAGGGAAAGGAGTTTCAACAGTTGGCGAACTCCATTGTTGACTATTCTATTGAACAAGGGATTCCGCAGCAACGAATAGCTCAAGATGCTCAAGAAATAGCAGTATTCAAAAATGACCCCAATCAAGCCCAAAAGACTTTTGTCGGTATTTATTTCAGCCGGGCTAACTTGATCGAAGCACTGAACGCAATGACAACAATCGAATCATACGTCCTACAAGTTGAAAGCGTCTACCTGAACAGGCAACTGATGCAAATAGAGCAAAACGGCATGTAACATGGCGTATAGTGCATGTGCGAACTGAGGTATTGGCCAGCCTCAGCAGAACGAACCCGTGCATCTGCCGCGGGAAAAAGTTCTCTGCTTATAGTGAGATCCGTTCGCCGCAGTGGAAAATCGGTGGAACGCAGCTCTCACCGATTCGTTGGTAGATTCGGCAGATTTTCACTACCTTGGCTGTATTATCAAACGACACGCACACGCACCATACGCAGGCGTTATGTGTAACTAGTTCTATCGCAAATTCTATGGAAATTGAAACTATTGCCGGATTAACTGGAAAGGCTTCTTATTCTCCTAACGGTAACTTTGTGGTAGTTCGTCAATTCCCTCCTAGCGAACTGGAACTTGGAAAAGTTGTACTTGCTAACTCAGCTAGAACGGAACCTATCTACATTCGAAGTATCAAATACCCAGATCATATAAAAGTTGCCAATAGTGGAGTAGTAATCCTATGTAACGTCGAACACGAAAACCCAGAATTTTTCAACCAGCTTCTGATCCTTGATCTAACTGGGAAAAAGATGTTTGATAAAAAGTCGAACTGTCCAATATGCGCAACTGCAATTAACCATGATGGAACAATTGGAGCTGTGGCTTTTGCTGGTGCAGAGGAATACGTTGAAAGTTATCAAATATTCGTAATTGACATTCCCAATTCAAAAATTGCCCAAACTAACCAAATACCAGACCGAACCGGTATAGCAGAAATGTATTTTGATGAGAGCAACTCTTTGAAGGTGCAGGGGGTATCCTGAAAAAATACACATAACATGGCGTCATAGTGCATGTGCGAACTGAGCATTTAGCCAGCTTCGGCGGAACGAACCCGTGCATCTGCCGCGGAAAATTACTTCTCTGCTTATAGTGATGTCAGTTCGCCGCATCGGAAGATCGGCGGAACGTGGCTCTTACCGATTCACTAGTAGGTTCGGCAGATTTTCACTACTTTGGCTGTATTATCAAACGACACGCACACGCACCATACGCAGGCGTTGGCATCCATTAACTGCATGATGAAAAAGCTTCTCGTCTTCTTAACTCTTCTTTCAACTCTTGACCTTTTTGGACAAGAAACGGATACGCTAAGAATTAAACATCATTACTACTATCTGGCCGACTTGAATTCACGAACCATTGCTGAACAGTTCATGAACGATGAACTCCAACCTTCGGACAACTACGTTACTTTTAGGGTTTTGGACAGCTTAACATCTGCCAACAAAAACACCAGAAAATATTATTTACCTGTATTCAACAAAATCCTGAAACAATCTGATGGTGCGCTTTCGGAGGCTATGGGAACACCCATTATCGAATATTTGAAGAAGTATCCAACAGAGTTTGCCAGAACCATTAAGTCGGACGAACTTTTTGAACTGTATTCAAACTATGCCGCATACGAACTCTACTTTTCGGACGATTTTAAGGCTGACATTGCCGATATTGAACAATCAGCACGTGACAGCTATAGACCTTATACTGAATCAGAGCTCATTCGGAAGTTCCTGGAAACAACCGCCAAGAAAGTAGAGGAAATCTAAAAAAAACGGATGCCAACAGACGCTGATCGGGCATATGTCTAAGTGCTTTCTGGCTGGTTTCGGTGCAAGTCGACCGTGAATCTGCCGCTGAGATACGGCAGTGCTTTCTACTAACTTCTGCTCGCAGGAGTTTTTGACTTGCGGAACGCAGTGCCGCCTGGAACCGTTGTGAGCTTCGGCAGATTTCACTACTTTAGTGCTATTCACCAGCAGTGGACATACGCCCGATAGCTGGACGTTGGGAAGCATACACGGAACACATATGAACCTTTCAGAAGAAAACAGGACAACTCTTTTAACTCAGTTACATAAGACCATTGAGGACACAGCGAACGCTCTGGCGAACGACCTGAACGAAGGGCGAATGGATGAACTCATCGGTTATCCGCCAAACGGTGGACTAACTGAAGCCGAGAAATCTTCTCTCGAACGTCTTAAGAACGACGAAACTCTTCGTAACGCCTTGAGAAAGATTCTGGCGAGTAACTCAGCATCTGTACTTTTTGAACTTTTCAACATAATTGATGGAACTAGTGACCCAGATCCTGAACTGGGTGAGTGGTCAGAGGTTCTGCTAGTGGATCAACCAGAGGATTTTGATGAACACGTGGAATTCCTGCATGACAACTTCTTCGAAACCTACTGGAACTGGAGAGAACTTAGGAACGCTGACTTCAAACTAGATAACCTAGAAGACTAAAACGCTTCCCAACAGACGCTGATCGGGCATATGTCTCAGTGCTTTCTGGCTGGTTTCGGTGCAACTCGACCGTGATATCTGCCGCTGAGTTACGGCTGTGCTTTCTGCCATCTTTTGCTCGCAGGATTTTTTGACTTGCAGAACGCAGTGCCATTTGGAACCGTTGTGAGCTTCGGCAGATTTCACTACTTTAGTACTATTCACTAGCTGCAGGACATACGCCCGATAGCTGGACGTTAGGAGTCATGGCGGAACGCAGAAAATGAGAACACAACTTTTAATAGCAACTTTATTAACAA
The DNA window shown above is from Reichenbachiella sp. 5M10 and carries:
- a CDS encoding C40 family peptidase, whose translation is MKKILTLVLWMVCVERSSAQDALSVLLAQHLNDSLMLERIDQFRKGGYAKSFDCGTRTREEFIAKAKTYLGTPYQYGGTTTQGMDCSGLIFRTFRDLGLQAPHGAQALARFGQIVLDRDELMPGDVIFFSRTYPTSKLVTHAAFVIEDGQMIHASTSKGVQIVPMDDPYYWNEHYLFGTRIFGVIPEVPIPKDADTPVRLNED